In the Pseudonocardia sediminis genome, GTGTCGCTGTTCTACCTGATCGCGCAGATGGCCGGCGCCGGCGGACTGATCTCGCTGCTGCTGCAGATCCCGAAGACCGACCGGTTCTCCCAGGCGCTCGTGGTCGTCGTCGTCGGTCTGATCATGGTCTTCTACGTGCTGGTCGGCGGCATGAAGGGCACCACCTGGGTGCAGATCATCAAGGCCGGGCTGCTGCTGACCGGCGCCGCCGTGCTCACCGCCTGGGTGCTCGGCCGCTACGGCTTCAACCTCTCCGAGATCATGGGCCGGGCGACGCTGAACTCGCCCGCCGGTGAGGCGCTACTGGACCCGGGCCTGCAGTACAAGAGCAAGGTCGACTTCATCTCCCTCGGCCTCGCGCTGGTGCTCGGGACGGCGGGCCTGCCCCACATTTTGATGCGCTTCTACACCGTGCCCACGGCCAAGGAGGCCCGCCGCTCGGTGGTCTGGGCGATCTGGCTGATCGGCGTGTTCTACCTGTTCACGCTCGTGCTCGGCTACGGCGCCACGGCGCTGCTGCCCCCGGGCACCATCACCACGGCGAACCAGAACGACGCCGCGCCGCTGCTGGCCTACGCCCTGGGCGGCGAGCTGCTGCTCGGGATCATCGCGGCCGTCGCGTTCGCGACGATCCTGGCCGTGGTCGCCGGTCTGACGATCACCGCGTCGGCGTCGTTCGCGCACGACGTCTACGCGAACGTGCTGCGCCGGGGGAAGGCCTCCCCGGACTCCGAGGTCCGCGTCGCGCGGACGACGGCGGTCGCGATCGGCGTCGTCGCGATCGGTGGCGGGATCGTGGCCAACGGGCAGAACGTCGCGTTCCTGGTGGCGCTCGCGTTCGCCGTGGCCGCCTCGGCGAACCTGCCGACGATCCTGTTCTCGCTGTTCTGGCGGCGCTTCAACACCACCGGAGCCCTGTTCAGCATCTACGGCGGCGTGATCATCTGCGTGGTGCTGATCGTGTTCTCGCCCGCGGTGTCCGGCTCGCCCAGCTCGATGATCAAGGGTGCGGACTTCGCCTGGTTCCCGCTGTCGAACCCCGGCCTGGTGTCGATCCCGGCGTCGTTCCTGCTCGGCGTCCTCGGGACGTACCTGGGCGGGCGGGAGAAGTTCAACGCCGCCCGCTTCGCCGAGATGGAGGTCCGCTCGCTGACCGGTGCCGGTGCGGTCCGGGCGACCAACGAGAAGCCCGCGCAGTCGCGCGAGGTGACGGTCAGCTCGGTCGGTGCGATCCCGACCTACGGCCCGGTGGACAACGGCCGTCCGGCCCGCGGCGACCGCGGCCGGGCCCGCCGTGTCGACGTGACCGACCCGTCCGAGGGGCTGACCGCCCCGCAGTCGGCGGTCGACGAGCAGGGGGCGACCCGTCGCCGGGCGGCACCCCCGCCCGGGCCGAACGAGGTCACGATCCCGCACGCGTCGCTCTACGACCGGTCCGCCTGGCGGGACTGAGTCCGGGCCTCGCGCCGGCACCGGGGTCTCGGGCCCGGTCCGGCGGGGCGTTCACGGCGGGCTGACAGGGGGAGGTGGCAGGATGGCACCCATGTCCGAGGTGCCCTCCCTGCCGGTGTCCCAGCTGCCCGCCGACGTGCCGATGCTGGACGTCCGCGAGACCGACGAGTGGACGGCCGGACACGCCCCGGGCGCACGTCATCTGCCGATGTCCGAGCTGGCCGGGCGGCTCTCCGAGATCCCGGCGGACGACCCGCTCTACGTCGTCTGCCGCTCCGGGGGCCGGTCCGGCCGGGTCGTGCAGTACCTGACCCAGCAGGGCATCCCCGCGGTGAACGTCGACGGCGGCATGCAGGACTGGGCCGCCGCCGGACGCCCCGTCGTCACCGACGACGGCCGTGCCCCGCAGATCATCTGACGCCGGTGACCCCCGGCCCCGACGAGCCCGGCCCCCCGAGCGCTCCCGCCCCGCCCCCTCCCGGCCCGACGGCCGGCCAGGGCCCGGCGGGCGAGCCGACCGCGTACGCCGAGCCGGGTCACGCCGCATTCGCGCAGGGCGCCGCGCCTGGACATGCGGCACCCTCGCCGCCGTGCCCGCGCTGCGGGCGCCAGTCGCCGGCCGGGGCCGGCCCGTTCTGCCCCTACTGCGGCCGCTACCTCGCGGCCCTGGACTGGGTGGCGCTGACCCCGGACCCGGCGCTGTTGCCGGAGTCCGTCCGCGCCCGTCCGGCCGCGACGGCACCGGCCCGCTACGACGGCCCGCCCCGGTACCGGCAGATCCCGCGCTGGGGCCTGCCCCTGGGTCCATGGCGCTCGGCCGGTCCCGACGACGCGCCGACGTCGCTGCAGCTGGCCCGCGCGCTGGCCGGGCAGCTGGTGCCGGTGCTGTGGGTCGCGGCCGCGATGTCGGCGATCGCCGCCGTCGCCGAGGTGTGGCGCTATGTCCTGCTGCTGATCAGCCGGAGCGACGCGCTGTCGCCGACGGCCGTCGCCTGGTCGGACTCGCTCGTCTGGTTCGGCGGCTGGGCGTCGCTCGCGGCGGTGCTGGCGAGCGGGTACCTGATCATCGCGTGGACGCTGCAGGCGATGCGCGCGGCGGCGCAGCGCTCGGGGACGGTGCCGGTGCGCTCGACCCGGGCCGTCGTCCTCGGGTGGATGATCCCCGGCCTCAACCTGGCCGTGCCCGGCGCGGTACTGACCGAGATCGAGCACTCCGCCCTGGACCTGCCGCCGGACGACCGCCCGCGGCCGTCCCGGGAGCTGCTCGTGTGGTGGGCGCTGTGGGGCGCCTGCGTCCTCCTGGGCGCGGTGACGGCGTTGTGGGCACTGCGTGACGGCACCCAGGCCCTGGCCGACGGCGTCGTCCTGCACGCCTGGCTCGACGTCCTGGCCGTGGTGACCGCGGTGGTCACGGCGCGCGTCGTGCGGCGTCTCACCGACCTGCTCGAGCCGACGCTGGGTGGTCCGCGGGAGCTGCTGGTGTCGGTGGCCGGCCCGGCCCGGGCCTGACCCTTCCGGGCGGTGGTCGGCCGGGCCGGAGCTCATCGTCCGGGCTGCTCGTCCTCGGGTGCGGGGCGACGCGGTCCGGGCGGCAGCGCCGTGGGAGGGGTGGGCCGGCGGTCGACGTGCGGCGCGGACCCGTTCACCGGCGATGCCGGGCCCGGGCGCGGGTCGGCCACCGACGCCGGGGTCCGGTCGTCGGTCGTGCCCGCGGCCCGGACCGGGAAACCGGCGATGGTCCCCGCCGGGAGCGGGACCGGTCCGGCCGTCGTCGCGCCGACGGCCGGACCGAACGGGATCCCCTCCGACGGGACCGGCGCGGCCAGCCAGATCGACCCGGCCGTCGGCCGGCCGGCGGGCGGACTGTCCCGCGCCGGGAGCACCGTCATCGCGGGTACGCGGGCGGGTACGGGCCCGGTCTCGTCCGATCCTGCCCCGTCCGGTCCGGTCCCCACCGGCTCGACCTCGGCCGGTCGCCGGACCGGACGGGTACGGGGGACGAACCGCTCCGGTGCGGCCGGACCGCTGGTCCAGCCGTCCGCGGCCGGGCGCAGCGACATCGACGGCCCCGCCGTCAGTGCCGACGCCGAGACCGCGCGCAGCTTCTTCCGGATCCGGGCCACGACGCGTGGCGAGCCCTCGACGACGACGGAGAGGGCGAGCCGGTCACCGTGCGGGTCGGCGACGGTACGGACGACGTGCGCGACACCG is a window encoding:
- a CDS encoding rhodanese-like domain-containing protein, giving the protein MSEVPSLPVSQLPADVPMLDVRETDEWTAGHAPGARHLPMSELAGRLSEIPADDPLYVVCRSGGRSGRVVQYLTQQGIPAVNVDGGMQDWAAAGRPVVTDDGRAPQII
- a CDS encoding DUF4328 domain-containing protein, producing the protein MTPGPDEPGPPSAPAPPPPGPTAGQGPAGEPTAYAEPGHAAFAQGAAPGHAAPSPPCPRCGRQSPAGAGPFCPYCGRYLAALDWVALTPDPALLPESVRARPAATAPARYDGPPRYRQIPRWGLPLGPWRSAGPDDAPTSLQLARALAGQLVPVLWVAAAMSAIAAVAEVWRYVLLLISRSDALSPTAVAWSDSLVWFGGWASLAAVLASGYLIIAWTLQAMRAAAQRSGTVPVRSTRAVVLGWMIPGLNLAVPGAVLTEIEHSALDLPPDDRPRPSRELLVWWALWGACVLLGAVTALWALRDGTQALADGVVLHAWLDVLAVVTAVVTARVVRRLTDLLEPTLGGPRELLVSVAGPARA